The genomic stretch GAGGCGGCGTCGTTCATGAGCGCGCTCTCGGTGATCTCGAGCGTGAGGTTGGCCGGCGCGAGCCCCGTCTCCTCCAGGATGCGCTCCACGGTGGTGATGATCTCCGGATGGTCGATCTGGCGGGCCGACAGGTTGACCTCGACGGCCCCGCGCGGCCCACCCCAGCGGTTGGCCTGCCACATGCACAGCTGGCGGCACGCCTCGTACAGCACCCAGGCGCCGATCGGGATGATGAGCCCGCTCTCCTCCGCCACCGGGATGAAGCGGTTGGGGGCGACGAGACCCTGCTCGGGGTGCTCCCAGCGCAGCAGCGCCTCGACGCCCACGGCGCGGTTCCCGCTGATCTCGACGACCGGCTGGTAGAAGAGGCGCAGCTCCCGCCGCTCGAGGGCACGGTGCAGTGAATGCTCGGTGTTCATGCGGTCCAGGACGCGCATGCGCATCGCCTCGCCGAACACCTCCACCGTCCCTCCGCCGCGCTTCTTCGCCTGGTACATCGCCGCGTCGGCGTTGGACAGCAGGGGTGTGGGGTCGGTGACGCGCGGGTTGGTGCCGGCGATGCCGATGCTCGCCGTGATGAAGACCTCTCCGTCGCCGGCCGGGATCGGGCTGCTCAGCAGGTGCAGCACGCGATGCGAAAAGGCGATCGCCTCCTTCTCGGCGTCGTCCCCGTCGAACAGGACGAGGAACTCGTCCCCACCCAGGCGGGCGATCACCTCGGCAGTGGCGTTGGCCGACTGGAGCCGACCGGCCACGGCCACGAGGACCTCGTCGCCCACCTCGTGACCCAGGCCGTCGTTGATCGCCTTGAACCGGTCGAGGTCCAGCACCAGCACCGCCACCGTGCCCGGGGTGCTCTTGCCCTTGGCCAGGGCATAGGCGAGGCGGTAGGTGAACAGCGTCCGGTTGGGCAGGCCGGTGAGCGAGTCGTGGAGGTAGGCGTGGGCCAACGCTTCCTCGGCCGCCTTGTCCTCTTCGGGGTCGTGGAGGAACCCGCCGATGCGCATGTCGTCACCCGAGCCCACGACGTATGCCGAGCCCGACACCTGGACCTCGTAGCCCTCGCGGTGCATGAGCCGCAGTTGCCGGGGTCGGGTGCGCTCCATGCCGTGCACCGACAGCCGGGCCGATTCGAGGTCGTGCACGACGCGGTCGTGGTAGCGCGCCGGGATCAGGAACTCCGTGATGGACCGGCCGAGCACCTCGTCGCGGGACCATCCGAAGAGCAGTTCGGACTGGCGGTTCCACTCGGTGAGGACCCCGTCGCGATCGGTCTCGACGAAGGCGTCGCGTGACAGGTCGAGGACGTGTTCGAGACGGGAGCGCAGGCGGCTCACGGTGAGCTCGCGTTCGCGGCCCGCTCTGCCGGTGCCGTGGTCGACCGACATGTTCGTCAACCGCTCTCCCACCGTGACCCCCGTCGTGTCGTCTGCGTCGTGCGGACCGCCGCGGCCCGCCGGGGACCGCGCACACTGACCGGTCGTCGGTCGGGCGCCCCGGCCGGCGACGGAGGTGCCGCCGGGGCCGGGCGCGTCATGGTACGCACCTGTGTTTCATGTGGTCAATGGAACGCAAGTGACGCTAGTGAAACCTGCCCGTCCGGGCACGGATACCCGGATCCAGGCCTCACTCTGCGTCGCGAAATCGACCGCGCACGGTGCGATGCGGGCGACCGCTGAGGCGGCCCGGCCGCCTGGCGGCGGTGCCGGGGACCGCCGGGGAGGGTTGGTCGCCGGCGGGGTTCCCGCCTACGGTGCCGACATGGTCGACGTCACCGGGGTGCTCCAAAAGGACGCGTGGGA from Acidimicrobiales bacterium encodes the following:
- a CDS encoding EAL domain-containing protein — protein: MGERLTNMSVDHGTGRAGRERELTVSRLRSRLEHVLDLSRDAFVETDRDGVLTEWNRQSELLFGWSRDEVLGRSITEFLIPARYHDRVVHDLESARLSVHGMERTRPRQLRLMHREGYEVQVSGSAYVVGSGDDMRIGGFLHDPEEDKAAEEALAHAYLHDSLTGLPNRTLFTYRLAYALAKGKSTPGTVAVLVLDLDRFKAINDGLGHEVGDEVLVAVAGRLQSANATAEVIARLGGDEFLVLFDGDDAEKEAIAFSHRVLHLLSSPIPAGDGEVFITASIGIAGTNPRVTDPTPLLSNADAAMYQAKKRGGGTVEVFGEAMRMRVLDRMNTEHSLHRALERRELRLFYQPVVEISGNRAVGVEALLRWEHPEQGLVAPNRFIPVAEESGLIIPIGAWVLYEACRQLCMWQANRWGGPRGAVEVNLSARQIDHPEIITTVERILEETGLAPANLTLEITESALMNDAASALRVLRALKDLGVMLAIDDFGTGYSSLSHLQRFPLDILKIDKSFVDELGAGRGGAEIVAAVVKLAHALDLQVIAEGVETERQLDALQHLGCDFAQGYLFSRPVPAHELVEKFPLRLGA